One window of the Thermodesulfomicrobium sp. WS genome contains the following:
- a CDS encoding magnesium transporter CorA family protein — MILIRKTMYDTLVTLDHLEPDSWINLVNPSEEEVQRIALLQGVPLDFLVDPLDADERARLEVEDGVILLVLRVPVENTADPRVPYITMPIGVIITSTAVITVCRAQQDLVSEILNGRARQVDTSRRLRFAITLMQRSALAYLRCLKDINRRSDTIEQALQESMRNQELIDLLGIEKSLVYFTTSLKANDIIMDKVLRLRAVQLSEEEVDLLEDAITENRQAIGMANIYSDILSGTMDAFASIISNNMNMVMKFLAGFTIILMIPNIITGIYGMNVELPMQEWPHAFAVLSVLALGGVAVTWWWFARKRWL, encoded by the coding sequence ATGATTCTCATTCGCAAGACGATGTACGATACCCTGGTGACCTTGGATCACCTGGAGCCCGATAGCTGGATCAACCTGGTCAACCCATCGGAAGAAGAGGTGCAGCGCATTGCTCTGCTTCAAGGGGTACCGCTGGATTTCTTGGTGGACCCCTTGGATGCGGACGAGCGCGCCCGTCTCGAGGTGGAAGACGGGGTGATCCTTCTGGTACTGCGCGTGCCTGTGGAAAATACTGCGGATCCCCGCGTGCCGTATATCACCATGCCCATTGGTGTGATCATCACGTCAACAGCGGTGATTACCGTATGCCGGGCACAGCAGGACTTGGTGAGCGAGATCTTGAACGGCCGCGCCCGTCAGGTGGATACTTCCCGGCGCCTGCGTTTTGCCATCACCCTGATGCAGCGCTCGGCGCTCGCCTACTTGCGTTGTTTGAAAGACATCAATCGGCGTTCGGACACCATTGAGCAGGCGCTGCAAGAATCCATGCGCAATCAGGAGCTCATCGATCTTTTAGGGATTGAAAAGAGCCTGGTGTATTTTACCACCTCGCTCAAGGCCAATGACATCATCATGGATAAAGTACTTCGCCTCCGGGCGGTGCAGCTTTCGGAAGAGGAAGTGGATTTACTGGAGGACGCCATCACGGAGAACCGCCAAGCCATCGGCATGGCCAATATCTATAGCGACATCCTCTCCGGGACCATGGACGCTTTTGCCTCCATCATCTCCAATAACATGAATATGGTGATGAAGTTCTTGGCCGGGTTTACCATCATTCTTATGATCCCGAACATCATCACAGGGATTTATGGGATGAACGTCGAGCTTCCCATGCAGGAATGGCCGCATGCGTTTGCCGTCCTTTCGGTGCTTGCCCTAGGAGGTGTTGCGGTGACCTGGTGGTGGTTTGCGCGCAAACGCTGGCTCTAG
- a CDS encoding ABC transporter substrate-binding protein, with protein sequence MARRVACLLVFLCLGIGPAFAEDAIKIGAFFDLSGRAAFIGTPTKLVAEMVVDAINAAGGVNGKPVELVIADTEGDPAKAASIATKFIYKDKVAAIVGPTLTDTGMNVKKIVHTGRTPIVMTVGGDPVIMDGEKFGPAHWVFKSPQRSSTAVERLFTYLKDKGLTRVALLTADDGFGKDGLRWMETLAPRFGIEFVAKEAFGARDTDVTAQLTSIKNANPQALVVWTIGPAGAIVAKNRQQLGMTIPLFQSHGLPDPKYIELAGPASEGTRMPATKLLVVDELPDSDPQKPVIQEFVRRYTERGYAKQFPINTHSGYAWDAIMLIVKAMERVGTEPEALRSAIESTKGYVGISGVYNLSPEDHNGLGVDSMVMVEVKDGRFVLAR encoded by the coding sequence ATGGCAAGGAGAGTGGCGTGTTTGTTGGTGTTTTTGTGTCTGGGGATAGGTCCGGCCTTTGCGGAGGATGCCATCAAGATCGGCGCCTTTTTCGACCTTTCCGGCCGGGCGGCCTTCATCGGCACGCCCACCAAGCTGGTGGCCGAGATGGTGGTGGATGCCATCAATGCCGCAGGCGGTGTCAACGGCAAGCCGGTGGAGCTCGTCATTGCCGATACCGAAGGCGATCCAGCCAAGGCGGCCTCCATCGCCACCAAGTTCATCTACAAGGACAAAGTGGCGGCCATTGTGGGGCCCACCCTCACGGACACCGGGATGAACGTGAAGAAGATCGTGCACACCGGGCGTACCCCCATTGTCATGACCGTGGGCGGGGACCCGGTGATCATGGACGGCGAGAAGTTCGGTCCGGCCCATTGGGTGTTCAAGTCGCCGCAGCGCTCGTCCACGGCCGTGGAGCGGCTCTTTACCTACCTCAAGGACAAAGGCCTCACGCGGGTGGCCTTGCTCACGGCCGATGACGGCTTTGGCAAGGACGGACTGCGCTGGATGGAGACCCTGGCCCCGCGCTTTGGCATCGAGTTCGTGGCCAAGGAGGCCTTTGGCGCCCGGGATACGGACGTGACCGCGCAGCTGACCTCCATCAAGAACGCCAACCCCCAGGCCCTCGTGGTCTGGACCATCGGCCCGGCCGGGGCCATCGTGGCCAAGAACCGCCAGCAATTGGGGATGACTATCCCGCTGTTCCAAAGCCACGGTCTGCCGGATCCCAAATACATCGAGCTCGCCGGGCCGGCGAGCGAAGGCACGCGCATGCCGGCCACCAAGCTCTTGGTGGTGGACGAACTCCCGGACTCGGACCCGCAAAAACCCGTGATCCAGGAGTTCGTGCGCCGCTACACCGAGCGCGGATACGCCAAGCAGTTTCCCATCAACACCCATTCCGGCTACGCCTGGGACGCCATCATGCTCATCGTCAAGGCCATGGAGCGGGTGGGGACAGAGCCCGAGGCACTGCGCAGCGCCATCGAGAGCACCAAAGGCTATGTGGGCATTTCCGGCGTCTACAACCTGTCGCCCGAAGACCATAACGGCCTGGGCGTGGATTCCATGGTGATGGTGGAGGTCAAAGACGGCCGCTTTGTGCTGGCCCGATAG